The following proteins are co-located in the Pedobacter sp. FW305-3-2-15-E-R2A2 genome:
- a CDS encoding aminopeptidase P family protein: MFHKNEYIERRKQLAGQFSTGILLFLGNEESPMNFFDNTYHFRQDSTFLYYFGIQEPGLNAIIDIDEDKVILFGDEMSIDAIVWMGRQKTLRAKADDAGIAIVSPSSALESYLTENKRKVHFLPPYRAEAKIKLADLLDLKQNQLSEEVSVPFIKAVVAQRSIKSAVELVELDKASEISADMHLMAMQIARPGMTENEIAAAVHQVALKSGGQLSYPIILSVEGHILHNHHHGNTLKEGDMVLNDSGAETPMGYAGDLTRTFPAGKKFLPAQKEAYNIVLNAYQEGVKALKPGVRYLDIHNKSCLSLAEGLKSLGLMKGNLEDAVAQGAHTLFFQCGTGHMMGLDVHDMENLGEQYVGYTDELKKNTTQFGLKSLRLGKALEEGYVLTVEPGLYFIPELIDQWKENNHLSAYINYDKVEEYRNFGGIRVEDDYVITNEGSRKLGKDLAISVEDVEAIRANAY, encoded by the coding sequence ATGTTTCATAAAAACGAATATATAGAAAGAAGAAAACAACTCGCCGGACAATTCAGCACTGGAATCCTGCTCTTTTTAGGAAACGAAGAGAGTCCGATGAATTTCTTTGACAATACTTATCATTTCAGACAGGACAGTACTTTTCTTTATTATTTTGGGATTCAGGAACCGGGACTGAATGCGATCATCGATATTGACGAAGATAAAGTGATCCTCTTTGGGGATGAGATGAGCATAGACGCCATCGTATGGATGGGCAGACAAAAGACCCTTCGTGCGAAAGCAGATGATGCCGGCATTGCCATCGTTTCTCCTTCTTCAGCACTGGAAAGCTACCTTACCGAAAATAAAAGAAAAGTTCATTTCTTACCGCCATACCGCGCCGAAGCCAAAATCAAACTGGCAGACTTGCTGGACCTTAAACAAAATCAGCTTAGCGAAGAAGTTTCCGTGCCCTTTATTAAAGCGGTTGTAGCGCAACGCTCTATTAAATCAGCAGTAGAACTGGTAGAGCTTGATAAAGCTTCTGAGATCTCGGCAGATATGCACCTGATGGCCATGCAAATTGCAAGACCAGGGATGACAGAAAACGAAATTGCAGCTGCCGTGCACCAGGTGGCATTGAAGTCCGGCGGACAGCTTTCTTACCCGATTATTTTAAGTGTTGAGGGACATATCCTGCACAACCATCACCATGGCAATACCTTAAAAGAAGGGGATATGGTATTAAACGATTCGGGTGCCGAAACCCCAATGGGCTATGCCGGCGATCTTACCCGTACTTTTCCGGCCGGAAAGAAATTCCTTCCGGCACAAAAAGAAGCTTATAATATCGTCTTAAATGCCTATCAGGAAGGGGTAAAAGCCCTGAAACCAGGAGTTCGTTATCTCGATATCCATAATAAATCCTGCCTCAGCCTTGCGGAAGGATTAAAATCTCTGGGTCTGATGAAAGGAAACCTGGAAGATGCAGTTGCGCAAGGGGCACATACTTTGTTCTTCCAATGTGGCACGGGGCACATGATGGGGCTCGATGTCCATGATATGGAGAATCTTGGCGAACAGTACGTAGGATATACGGACGAATTGAAAAAGAATACCACTCAATTCGGACTGAAATCACTGAGGTTAGGGAAAGCACTGGAAGAAGGCTATGTATTGACCGTAGAACCTGGACTTTACTTTATTCCCGAACTGATTGATCAGTGGAAAGAAAACAACCACCTTTCAGCATATATCAATTATGATAAAGTGGAGGAATATAGAAACTTCGGTGGAATCAGGGTAGAAGATGATTATGTCATTACCAATGAAGGTTCGCGTAAGTTAGGTAAAGACCTGGCGATTTCTGTGGAAGACGTAGAAGCAATAAGAGCTAACGCTTATTAA
- a CDS encoding LamG-like jellyroll fold domain-containing protein codes for MKKILLFLWGILVPLFLTAQVRKPVEKDFRILHTNKEFKPEKGFRSDQSANMTDQKKGRIKYTKGEYFLVQFEELPDATQKEKLKNLGIKLLDYVPNYSYYAHFKKELHSDQFPALGIRTVLPIDEGFKLSEDLFRNRIPQHARKGTELELEVLFYEEADLVAAETALLKEARIKSKGQTRKWTIMIPQHKLKRLAAIKEIKFISPVEDAPKPEVDGPGDIFANNIGRSNYINSGFNGWNYNGTGVNVHIRENDFLQDIDMQGRMIPGSANVNPGGHSWGVSKRMGSAGNYDPKDQSNAWGSNFYVVSGQNTYTNYDDPNKKIRVTNMSYGWGADANYSSLSNEHDNYIRTRPEAMLVYSSGNSGDIVPIGGKYNGLPGWGNLTGSAKHAKNLLTISGTDYDDNFLDWTNKGPAYDGRIKPDLTIEGSGGTSYAAPKVSGIFAILHQAYKAETQAATAPSALIKAILLNTADDIYNAGIDFKTGFGRPNVRRAFKTIQNRSFSTGQMANGGSTSSTIEVPAGTSQVRVLLYWADYEATPGAAQSLVNDLDLNVTDPSANTFLPWGLDTAANAVSLNALPTRKADHINNVEQVTIDNPAAGTYTLNINGNLIPQGPQEYFIVYEFLKDEIMMAYPLGGEAMGPGKSEYIRWDAYGVPGSFNLDYSADNGSTWTAIASNIAADKRQFKWTVPNLSSKIKIRVKRGTQESTASNVNVLAAPEGLEVVWAGSSSLQLSWKKLTPAVQYEVFKLGEKYMESAGLTSDTSIVLNGSDSNKQEWYAVRAIGANGLQGLRGNSIPKETGLLNFKNLITGTAFNVRKNAALLTGKVNSLGGTLTNLVFEYGPTTAYGSQAIVAGSFSGSNLIPVQQEVPLTMKSGEVWHYRLKALANGVDVFGEDHTFQPAPGNSVAFTGTGTEFITLGNNSAINGTKARTIELWAKADAFNDGGVFATGITGTNLGEFSLRTTTTDNLWRANFWNSSKDFSLANSKGEWHHYALVFDGTNVSFYYDGEQKLAPTPTALNTTNGLVRLGLWNSGPSNKFFKGEIDEVRVWSKALSSFEIKQGFHHPVQGNEAGLVYYANFDNAESEIYDIVSKKAVLVTGTPVRIKTAYPFGGGVSQAKSEVAGSLVYGNGVDVTAFYNAVTPVIAGFSKIDFSSPAFNDFSPSAVKIGNEYWVGNRFNTNANLNMNLTFTSTEDLTAADQLHPEKILVLTRPAYGSAKWQFSTPATAVDEVNNTITVNNLNAYSQYFFIKDSAPFLLSTADSLVFSDARAGSKTKAESFLLSGTNLSADSIRIKAPVGYEISMDNLTFVDANSFLTVSPVNGTVKDLKIYARFTPTAAQVYTGTIKISSGLQLFSEVKVSQRGIKADVIAGKSMTFDGNGDYLEIQDLNWQPKVFTIEWWHKAKSYKNYNQSIGNGWGSFLVHSDTGGGLNIGVANNSASRLSIPEAFKDLAWHHYAYTFNNGVARIYRDGKLADSKTASSLPPVWSSFKIGSTDGNSIDGEMEEFRMWSVEKTQQQVREGMHLTSVGNEPGLKVYLQFQDALKGVSDLSDNGYKVSLNGDAKRVVSTAPVAAGISESKQITAAGISDYPLAGLSLQFSETGTHPNGEVVVSRLKSIPNENTSVSVLDSTYWVINNYGTNIAPTGLIGLSLKNVQDPSATAGLYRLSSRAFNAFGQTWSSMSTQLSPTANPVNFELSPAPAGVTFGQLALNKISGFEPLETLAGKAYQFDGTTGALKITGLNWKPTTFTLEYWLNAASAKSWNQSVGNGWGSFLVHADDDKGLSIGVANNAASRIDIPGMFNTLNVWHHLAFSYDNGAVKLYIDGQLSASKPSSSAPPLWDSFSIGSMDDNTINGRMDEFRLWSTSRSAQEIQENMHLTLSGNEPGLKVYLQGQGNAGPAQLIDVSPNHYVVEATGNVQREASSAPVANGISQTLVVNAAGKYDFNLSGLALNYAATGTYPKGNVVISKLNSLPFNLAANTNPLDSKYWIIRNYGDTAASALESAELSGVANSNVNLNLYQRGFNQSGDWGTGIQGTTQIGFSSFIAGTADLRNSQIIIDSKANTAPLIAFSAPSNNANYKTTDSIKITGTASDPDGPMPVVEVYNGTTKVAALTGPSFSCSLEPLPAGTYQLLAKALDKAGLMATDTVSITVKTNTNPMVTLTAPVQNAVFDTSQPILLKAEASDDDGTIALVEFYDGTVKIGESNASPYEFNWTGATVGNHQLRAKVKDNNAAESISEQLSLEVIPVNAAPAVAIISPENGSLFNPNKKVTITAQATDSDGTIAKVEFFERSSKIETVTIPPYTFRWQPKDPGTYYLSAVATDNKGLTSTSTTVMVNLEKKKDAILASNIITPNGDGRNDKWIIEDIANFPNNKVTVFTKKGRVVFSTRNYSNDSNYWEGLFDGSPLTEDTYFYTIDIGAKQAYTGFITLIR; via the coding sequence ATGAAGAAAATTTTATTATTTCTTTGGGGCATTCTTGTGCCTTTATTTTTAACTGCGCAGGTTCGGAAACCCGTCGAAAAAGACTTCCGGATCCTCCATACCAACAAAGAATTTAAGCCCGAAAAAGGCTTTCGATCTGATCAGAGCGCCAACATGACAGATCAGAAAAAAGGAAGGATAAAGTACACTAAAGGAGAATACTTCCTCGTTCAGTTCGAAGAACTTCCAGATGCCACACAAAAGGAAAAGTTAAAAAACCTGGGCATAAAACTGCTCGACTATGTGCCAAATTATTCCTATTACGCACACTTTAAAAAAGAACTCCACTCTGATCAGTTTCCGGCTTTAGGCATCAGAACAGTTTTACCCATAGACGAAGGCTTCAAATTATCCGAAGATCTTTTCAGAAACAGGATTCCACAACATGCCAGAAAAGGCACTGAACTGGAACTGGAAGTCCTATTTTATGAAGAAGCAGATCTTGTTGCCGCTGAAACCGCCCTACTCAAAGAAGCCAGGATCAAATCTAAAGGTCAGACCAGAAAATGGACGATCATGATCCCTCAGCATAAGCTAAAAAGGCTAGCAGCAATTAAAGAGATCAAATTCATTTCCCCTGTCGAGGACGCACCAAAACCGGAAGTAGATGGTCCGGGGGATATTTTCGCCAATAACATCGGTCGCTCCAACTACATCAACAGCGGGTTTAACGGATGGAATTACAATGGAACGGGTGTCAATGTACACATCCGTGAAAATGATTTTCTGCAGGACATTGACATGCAAGGCAGGATGATTCCCGGCTCAGCAAATGTAAATCCCGGAGGGCACTCCTGGGGTGTTTCCAAAAGGATGGGCAGTGCAGGAAATTACGACCCTAAAGATCAGTCCAATGCATGGGGTTCAAATTTTTATGTCGTCTCCGGACAAAACACCTATACCAATTACGATGATCCCAATAAAAAGATCAGGGTAACCAATATGTCTTATGGCTGGGGTGCCGATGCGAATTATAGTTCTTTATCAAATGAGCACGACAACTATATCCGGACCAGACCGGAGGCCATGCTGGTTTACTCTTCCGGGAATAGTGGCGACATCGTACCTATCGGTGGAAAATACAATGGTCTGCCGGGTTGGGGTAACCTGACCGGAAGTGCCAAACATGCCAAAAACCTGTTGACCATCAGTGGGACCGATTATGATGACAATTTTCTGGATTGGACCAATAAAGGGCCAGCTTATGACGGCAGGATTAAACCAGACCTTACGATAGAAGGTTCCGGAGGAACTTCTTACGCCGCACCGAAGGTCTCCGGTATTTTCGCAATATTGCATCAGGCCTATAAAGCTGAAACTCAAGCTGCAACTGCGCCTTCTGCGTTGATCAAGGCCATTCTTCTGAATACTGCCGACGACATCTACAATGCAGGAATCGATTTTAAGACAGGCTTTGGTCGTCCAAACGTTCGTCGCGCTTTTAAAACCATCCAGAACAGAAGCTTCAGTACGGGCCAGATGGCAAACGGCGGATCAACAAGCAGTACCATTGAGGTTCCCGCAGGAACGAGCCAGGTCAGGGTCTTGTTATATTGGGCTGATTACGAAGCTACACCAGGAGCAGCACAGTCGCTGGTAAATGATCTTGACCTGAATGTAACCGATCCTTCAGCCAATACTTTCCTGCCATGGGGATTGGATACCGCGGCCAATGCAGTAAGCCTGAACGCTCTGCCGACCAGAAAAGCAGACCATATCAATAACGTAGAGCAGGTAACCATAGACAACCCTGCTGCCGGAACGTATACCTTAAACATCAATGGAAACCTGATCCCACAAGGACCTCAGGAATATTTCATCGTCTATGAGTTTTTAAAAGACGAGATCATGATGGCCTATCCGCTTGGAGGAGAAGCCATGGGACCGGGAAAATCAGAATATATCCGTTGGGATGCTTATGGTGTTCCGGGTAGTTTTAACCTCGACTATTCTGCAGATAACGGCAGCACCTGGACAGCCATCGCCAGCAATATCGCGGCAGATAAACGACAGTTCAAATGGACGGTTCCAAACCTCTCCTCGAAAATAAAGATCCGGGTAAAAAGAGGCACACAGGAGAGCACAGCCAGCAATGTGAATGTCCTGGCCGCACCGGAAGGCTTAGAAGTCGTCTGGGCGGGTAGTAGTTCTTTACAACTCTCCTGGAAAAAACTAACACCTGCAGTTCAATATGAAGTATTCAAACTTGGCGAAAAATATATGGAATCGGCAGGTTTGACCAGCGACACCAGTATCGTCCTGAATGGATCAGATTCAAACAAACAGGAATGGTATGCCGTTCGTGCTATTGGCGCAAACGGACTGCAAGGACTTCGGGGAAACAGCATCCCTAAAGAAACAGGCTTACTGAATTTCAAAAACCTGATTACAGGAACAGCATTCAATGTTCGCAAAAACGCGGCCCTGCTTACAGGAAAAGTGAACTCATTAGGGGGAACGCTGACAAACCTCGTCTTTGAATATGGCCCTACAACAGCCTATGGTTCACAAGCGATCGTCGCAGGTTCTTTTTCAGGCTCCAACCTTATTCCCGTTCAACAAGAGGTTCCGCTGACCATGAAATCCGGAGAAGTATGGCATTACCGACTAAAAGCACTGGCCAATGGCGTCGATGTTTTTGGAGAAGACCATACCTTCCAGCCCGCTCCGGGAAACTCCGTTGCCTTTACAGGAACCGGAACGGAATTTATTACTTTGGGGAACAATTCTGCCATTAACGGAACAAAAGCAAGAACGATTGAGCTTTGGGCAAAGGCCGATGCCTTCAACGATGGCGGCGTATTTGCAACGGGCATCACCGGAACAAATCTCGGGGAATTCAGTTTGAGAACCACGACCACTGATAACCTTTGGAGGGCCAATTTCTGGAATTCCAGCAAAGATTTCAGCTTAGCCAACAGTAAGGGCGAATGGCACCATTATGCATTGGTATTTGATGGAACGAATGTTAGTTTCTACTACGATGGAGAACAAAAACTAGCACCAACGCCTACGGCTTTAAATACCACAAACGGCCTTGTGCGACTGGGTTTATGGAACAGTGGACCGAGCAATAAGTTTTTCAAAGGAGAGATCGATGAAGTCAGGGTTTGGAGCAAAGCATTGAGTTCATTCGAGATCAAGCAAGGCTTCCATCATCCGGTTCAGGGAAATGAAGCCGGCCTGGTTTATTATGCGAATTTCGACAATGCCGAGTCTGAAATTTACGATATCGTTAGTAAAAAAGCGGTATTGGTAACCGGAACTCCGGTTCGGATCAAAACGGCCTATCCTTTTGGCGGTGGTGTTTCACAGGCAAAATCTGAAGTCGCCGGAAGCTTAGTTTATGGCAATGGGGTTGATGTTACAGCTTTCTATAACGCGGTCACACCCGTGATTGCAGGATTCTCGAAGATAGATTTCAGTTCGCCCGCATTCAATGACTTCTCCCCTTCTGCGGTTAAAATAGGCAATGAATATTGGGTAGGGAACCGTTTCAATACCAACGCCAACCTGAATATGAATCTGACTTTTACGAGTACAGAAGATTTAACCGCCGCAGATCAGCTTCATCCGGAAAAAATCCTGGTGCTGACCAGACCTGCTTATGGTAGTGCCAAATGGCAGTTCAGTACACCTGCGACTGCGGTAGACGAAGTAAACAACACGATTACCGTCAATAACTTAAATGCGTATTCACAATATTTCTTTATCAAAGACAGCGCTCCTTTTCTGTTGAGTACAGCAGATTCACTAGTCTTCAGCGATGCAAGAGCAGGATCAAAAACAAAGGCTGAAAGCTTCCTGCTTTCCGGCACAAACCTTTCTGCAGATAGCATCAGGATTAAAGCACCTGTAGGTTATGAAATCTCCATGGACAACCTGACTTTTGTAGATGCCAATTCATTTCTGACGGTCAGCCCTGTAAATGGAACGGTTAAAGACCTGAAGATCTATGCCCGTTTTACGCCGACTGCAGCTCAGGTTTATACCGGTACGATTAAAATCAGCTCAGGGTTGCAATTGTTTTCCGAAGTTAAGGTGAGCCAAAGAGGAATAAAAGCAGATGTAATTGCTGGAAAATCAATGACCTTTGATGGGAATGGAGATTACCTGGAAATTCAGGACCTCAACTGGCAGCCAAAAGTCTTTACTATTGAATGGTGGCATAAGGCTAAATCTTATAAAAATTATAACCAGTCCATCGGTAATGGATGGGGTTCATTCCTCGTTCATTCCGATACTGGTGGGGGATTAAATATCGGGGTTGCCAACAATTCGGCTTCCAGACTAAGTATACCGGAGGCCTTTAAGGATCTCGCATGGCACCATTATGCCTATACGTTTAACAATGGCGTCGCCAGAATCTATAGAGATGGAAAGCTGGCCGACAGCAAGACTGCTTCTTCGCTCCCGCCGGTATGGAGCAGTTTCAAAATCGGATCTACCGATGGCAATTCTATTGACGGGGAGATGGAAGAATTCAGAATGTGGTCTGTGGAAAAAACACAGCAGCAGGTTCGTGAAGGAATGCACCTGACATCAGTAGGAAATGAACCCGGATTAAAAGTCTATTTACAGTTTCAGGATGCGTTAAAAGGCGTATCAGATTTATCGGACAACGGCTATAAGGTTTCCTTAAATGGAGATGCTAAAAGAGTGGTCTCTACTGCTCCGGTGGCTGCAGGAATCAGCGAAAGCAAGCAAATTACCGCAGCAGGAATCAGCGACTATCCACTGGCAGGTTTGAGTTTGCAGTTTTCTGAAACCGGTACCCATCCAAATGGAGAAGTGGTCGTGAGCCGATTAAAATCTATTCCAAACGAAAACACCAGCGTTTCTGTCTTAGACAGTACTTATTGGGTCATCAACAATTACGGAACCAATATCGCTCCTACCGGGCTTATTGGATTGAGCCTGAAAAATGTACAAGATCCTTCCGCAACAGCCGGCTTATATCGCCTGAGTTCCCGTGCTTTTAATGCTTTTGGCCAGACCTGGAGCTCGATGTCCACTCAGCTCAGTCCGACTGCCAATCCGGTTAATTTTGAACTCAGCCCGGCTCCTGCAGGTGTTACCTTCGGACAGCTGGCACTGAACAAAATTTCAGGTTTTGAGCCACTGGAAACACTGGCAGGAAAAGCATACCAGTTTGACGGAACCACCGGCGCTTTAAAAATAACAGGACTGAACTGGAAGCCAACCACCTTTACCCTTGAATACTGGCTAAATGCAGCTTCGGCAAAATCATGGAATCAATCGGTCGGAAATGGCTGGGGAAGCTTCCTCGTACATGCAGACGATGATAAAGGTTTGAGCATAGGGGTCGCAAACAATGCCGCCTCAAGGATTGACATTCCCGGAATGTTCAATACTTTAAATGTATGGCATCACCTTGCCTTCAGTTACGATAACGGAGCAGTTAAACTCTATATAGACGGTCAGTTATCAGCATCAAAACCAAGTTCATCGGCTCCACCGCTATGGGATAGCTTCAGTATCGGAAGTATGGACGACAATACCATCAACGGAAGAATGGATGAGTTCCGCTTGTGGTCTACGTCGCGTAGCGCACAGGAAATTCAGGAAAACATGCACTTAACGTTAAGCGGCAATGAACCTGGATTAAAGGTCTATTTACAAGGACAGGGAAATGCAGGTCCGGCTCAGCTCATCGATGTATCACCAAACCATTATGTAGTAGAAGCGACCGGAAATGTACAACGCGAAGCCTCTTCTGCTCCGGTAGCCAATGGGATTAGTCAGACGTTGGTGGTAAATGCCGCCGGAAAGTATGACTTTAACCTCAGTGGACTGGCTTTAAATTATGCAGCTACAGGAACTTATCCCAAAGGGAATGTGGTGATTAGCAAATTGAACAGCCTTCCGTTTAACCTGGCGGCCAACACCAATCCCCTGGATTCAAAATACTGGATCATCAGGAATTATGGAGACACAGCGGCCAGTGCGCTTGAAAGCGCTGAGCTATCCGGTGTTGCCAACAGCAATGTGAACCTGAACCTTTATCAACGCGGTTTTAACCAAAGCGGAGATTGGGGTACCGGAATTCAGGGAACCACCCAAATTGGTTTCAGCAGTTTCATTGCAGGAACTGCAGACCTGAGAAACAGCCAAATCATTATCGATAGTAAAGCGAATACCGCACCGCTGATTGCTTTCAGCGCTCCTTCGAATAACGCAAACTATAAAACCACCGATTCGATAAAAATAACAGGAACGGCTTCAGATCCGGATGGACCGATGCCAGTGGTCGAGGTCTACAATGGAACAACAAAGGTTGCTGCCCTTACAGGACCTTCGTTCAGTTGTAGCCTTGAACCACTTCCTGCAGGAACTTATCAACTCCTGGCCAAAGCCCTGGACAAAGCTGGGTTGATGGCAACAGATACGGTTTCTATCACGGTTAAAACGAATACCAATCCAATGGTTACCTTAACTGCCCCAGTGCAGAATGCCGTGTTTGACACCTCACAGCCCATTCTTCTGAAGGCAGAGGCGAGTGATGACGATGGCACCATTGCCCTGGTGGAATTCTATGACGGAACCGTAAAAATCGGAGAAAGTAATGCCTCACCTTATGAGTTCAACTGGACCGGAGCAACAGTAGGCAATCATCAGCTGAGGGCAAAAGTGAAAGACAATAATGCGGCAGAAAGTATTTCTGAGCAACTTAGTCTTGAGGTTATACCCGTTAATGCAGCACCTGCGGTAGCGATCATCAGTCCTGAGAATGGAAGCCTCTTCAATCCGAACAAAAAGGTAACCATCACTGCTCAGGCTACGGATTCAGATGGAACTATTGCTAAGGTTGAATTCTTTGAAAGGTCTTCTAAAATTGAAACAGTGACCATTCCACCTTACACTTTTAGATGGCAGCCCAAAGATCCGGGCACTTATTACCTTAGCGCTGTCGCTACGGACAATAAGGGATTGACAAGTACTTCCACTACGGTAATGGTTAACCTGGAGAAAAAGAAAGATGCGATTCTGGCTTCGAATATCATCACCCCAAATGGAGATGGCAGAAATGATAAATGGATCATTGAAGACATTGCTAACTTCCCGAATAATAAGGTGACGGTTTTCACCAAAAAAGGAAGAGTTGTGTTTAGTACCAGAAATTATTCCAATGATTCTAATTATTGGGAAGGACTATTTGACGGGAGTCCTTTAACCGAAGACACCTATTTTTATACCATTGACATCGGTGCAAAACAAGCCTATACCGGCTTTATCACCCTGATCAGATAA
- a CDS encoding alpha/beta hydrolase, with product MREFENNGTTINHHIDGKGEITLLFVHGAYIDQSYWAAQVDFFKRDYTVVTLDLAGHGKSGRSRTDWSIEGLADDIVALIKYHQLEKVILIGHSLGADLNLIAATKFPDPIIGFVVVDNFKNVATPLAPEFQDQVGGIIESLKKDFAGTNEQYARMELVSADTPVSITDRIVADYRNTYEPMGQATMPEFFKMDEVEKDLLPHLKLKIYLINVSYYPTNIEALQKNAAHGFEFREIAGTCHYPMIEHPEAFNEALNDTINAIRA from the coding sequence ATGAGAGAATTCGAAAACAACGGAACTACGATTAATCACCATATTGATGGTAAAGGGGAAATTACCTTGTTATTTGTTCATGGTGCTTACATTGACCAAAGTTACTGGGCAGCGCAGGTTGACTTTTTCAAACGGGATTATACCGTGGTTACTTTAGACCTTGCGGGTCATGGTAAATCAGGTAGGTCACGAACTGATTGGTCAATTGAAGGCCTGGCGGATGATATCGTTGCCTTAATCAAATACCATCAGCTGGAAAAGGTGATCCTGATCGGTCATTCTCTTGGCGCTGATCTTAACCTGATTGCAGCAACAAAATTCCCGGATCCGATTATTGGGTTTGTCGTTGTCGATAATTTTAAAAACGTAGCAACCCCTTTGGCTCCGGAATTTCAGGATCAGGTGGGAGGGATCATCGAGAGTCTGAAAAAAGACTTTGCAGGAACCAATGAACAATATGCAAGGATGGAATTGGTTAGCGCCGATACTCCGGTCTCGATTACCGATAGAATAGTGGCGGATTACAGGAATACTTATGAGCCAATGGGCCAGGCGACCATGCCGGAGTTTTTTAAGATGGATGAGGTGGAGAAGGATTTGCTTCCTCATTTAAAGCTGAAGATTTACCTGATTAACGTCAGCTATTACCCTACTAATATAGAGGCCTTGCAAAAAAATGCCGCTCATGGTTTCGAGTTCAGAGAGATCGCAGGAACCTGCCATTATCCAATGATCGAACATCCGGAAGCATTCAATGAAGCCTTAAACGACACGATCAATGCCATCAGGGCATAA
- a CDS encoding DUF4112 domain-containing protein has protein sequence MSKTAHHQNEIPNTPTIRTVRKLSYLMDEQFRLPGTKFRFGLDPILNLIPFAGDFAGFIISGGLVLAMSSKGLTSKIVVLMCLNIFLDATIGAIPGIGQIWDFFFKSNTRNMKLMEEYYQEGKHQGSGKSTILLALAALFIIFIILLVILWYIAAWIISLF, from the coding sequence ATGTCGAAGACCGCTCATCATCAAAATGAAATTCCCAATACCCCGACCATCAGGACGGTAAGGAAACTTTCTTACCTCATGGACGAGCAGTTTCGGCTTCCGGGAACGAAGTTTCGCTTCGGCCTTGATCCCATCCTGAATCTCATTCCTTTTGCAGGAGATTTTGCAGGATTCATCATCTCTGGGGGATTAGTCCTGGCGATGTCCAGTAAAGGATTAACCAGTAAGATTGTTGTTTTGATGTGTCTCAATATCTTTCTTGACGCGACTATCGGCGCGATTCCCGGAATCGGCCAGATCTGGGATTTCTTCTTTAAGTCGAATACCAGGAATATGAAGCTCATGGAGGAGTATTACCAGGAAGGAAAGCACCAGGGAAGTGGGAAAAGCACCATTCTTCTGGCCTTAGCAGCACTTTTTATCATCTTTATTATACTTCTGGTTATCCTATGGTATATTGCAGCCTGGATCATCAGTTTGTTTTAG